In the Desulfitobacterium hafniense DCB-2 genome, ACTTTGCAGGTGAGGTAGAGGTGCGATATTTAACAGTCCTTTTTGGAGCATGAGCAGCGAGGAAAACAAGGAGAAGGAAATATCGCCGAAGCTTTTAATACGCTCAGTATTATGGGCTGGGTCTGCAGTGAACAACTGCAGAACTGTCTCAATAGACGTCCCGGTTTATTGAGTTGTGCTATCTCGGCGGGGGAAAAGAGGGGTTTAGGAGCAATATGACTTTTGCGGCCTGAGTACCAACTCAGGTCTCATTTATTTTTCACAATTTTTAAATATTATGAAAAAGGTAAAGAGAAGAAGGAGAGGTTCCAATGAAAAGAAAATTATCAATAGTGATGGCAGGGTTGCTTTCTGTCATGCTGCTGGCCACAGGCTGCGGTTCAAGCGGCCAGGGCAATACCCAAACACCGGACGCAGGGAATGAAATCAATACCTTTAAAGTCGGCTTAGAGGCAGGTTATGCCCCCTTTAACTGGACGCAAATGAATGATTCCAACGGTGGTGTCAAAATTGATGGCGGTGCTGAATATGCTGGTGGCTACGATGTGGAGATTGCCAAGAAAATTGCCGCAGGATTAGGCAAAGAACTGGTCATTGTTAAAACCGAATGGGATGGTCTTGTTCCTGCTTTAACTTCCGGGAAAATCGATGCGATTATCGCCGGTATGTCCCCCACTGAAGAACGGAAAGCCACCATTGACTTCTCCGATATTTATTACCAATCCGATCTGGTGATCGTGGTCAAGAGCGGCAGCAAGTATGAAAACTCCACCTCTCTTAAAGACTTTAATGGGGCTAAAATTACGGCTCAGTTAAACACCTTCCACTATGGTGTTATTGACCAAATCCCAGGAGTTGCCAAACAGACCGCTATGGATAACTTCCCGGCTATGCGGGTCGCATTACAATCAGGCATGATTGACGGTTATGTTTCCGAACGTCCGGAAGGGGTCAGTGCCCAGGCGGCCAACAGTGATTTTAAAATGGTTGAATTAACCGATGGATTCAAAACTTCTCCTGAAGATACGGCCATTGCCGTAGGGGTGAAAAAAGGCAGCGAACTTACCGCCAAAATCAATGAGATCTTAAAAGGGATTCCTGAAGCAGAGCGTATCCAAATCATGGATAATGCGATTAAGAACCAACCGGCAGCTAACTAAGACGAATTAAAGGACATTTTGCTCCGCAGGGAATAATGTTTTATAAAACCGGCTACATTCAATGCAGTCGGTTTTGTCCTGTTTTTGAAAATGCCTCATCAACTATGGGGTTATAAATATTTTTGTAAGGAGGAAAATGATGAGCTTAGATTGGATCATACGCATTTTGACTGAAAACTGGCCCATGTTTCTGCGCGGAGCAGGGTTCACCCTTTTAATCTCCATCATCGGTACCATCATTGGCTCTCTCATCGGACTTATTATCGGTGTTATACGCACTATCCCCATGCCGGAACGGGGAATTAAACGCATTTTACTGAAAGTGGTCAATGCTCTTTTGGCAAGCTATATTGAGTTTTTCCGGGGAACCCCCATGATCGTTCAGGCTATGGTTATTTATTATGGGTCCGCCTTAGCTTTTGACATCCATATGAATCATATCTTTGCGGGAATTTTTATCGTTTCTATTAATACCGGGGCCTATATGGCCGAGATCGTCCGCGGCGGCATTATATCCATTGACAAAGGACAATTTGAAGCAGCCCATGCCATCGGCATGAACCATATCCAGACTATGTTCAATGTGGTATTGCCTCAGGTTATCCGCAATATTCTCCCGGCTACAGGCAATGAATTTGTGATCAATATTAAAGATACCTCTGTTCTCAATGTGATCTCCGTTACGGAACTGTATTTCCAAACCAAGTCCATCGCCGGGAATAACTTCCGCTACTTTGAAGCCTTCTTTGTGGCCTGTATCCTCTACTTCATTATGACCTTTACGGTAACGCGCATTCTTCGTTATATTGAAAGAAGGATGGATGGACCGGAAAGCTACACTATGAATCAAATGCAGGTGCAGACTGCCGAAAGTATGCTGCGCAGAACCAAGACCTGATGGACAAGATCCGATTGAGGAAGGAGGAACACACTTGGCAAAAGTCATTGAAGTTCAACATTTAAGCAAATCCTTTGGCCCTAATGAAGTCTTAAAGGATATCGATTTTTCCGTGCGCAAAGGAGAAGTGGTCTGTATTATCGGCTCGTCCGGATCCGGTAAATCCACCCTGCTCCGTTGCATTAACCTTTTGGAGAAACCCAGCGGCGGCCAGATCATCTATAAAGGGGAAAACATTCTCGATGATCAGCATGATGTCTATCAATACCGCCAAAAGCTGGGGATGGTCTTTCAGCAGTTCAATCTGTTCAATAACCATAATGTCCTGAACAATTGCATGGTAGGGCAAATCAAATTATTGAAGCGTTCCAAGGCCGAAGCTGAGGAAGTGGCTATGAAATACCTGAAAGTTGTAGGGATGGAGCAATACATCAATGCCAAGCCCAAGCAATTGTCGGGAGGGCAAAAACAACGGGTAGCCATTGCCCGGGCTCTGTCCATGGAACCGGATGTGATGCTCTTTGACGAGCCTACCTCCGCCCTGGATCCGGAGATGGTGGGAGAAGTGCTGAAGGTTATGAAAGAATTAGCTGAATCGGGACTGACCATGTTGGTAGTTACCCATGAAATGGGCTTTGCCAAAGAGGTTTCCGATCGGGTGGTCTTTATGGATAAAGGGGTGATCGCCGAGGAGGGTCCTCCGGAGGAGATCTTTAATAACCCCACACAGGAGCGGACCCGGGAGTTCTTAAAACGGACCTTGACTCCCCAAGTTTAAGACTAGATATGAAAGCACCCTCAAGACTTTACTGCCAAAGCTTGAGGGTGTTTTTTGCCCTAACGGTGCTCCAGATCCTCCAGGGCTATTTTAAACTGGGTCTCATAGAGCAATTTGTAGAGTCCGTCTTCTTTGAGCAGCTCCCAATGGGTCCCTTGTTGGACGATTTCCCCTTCTTGTAAGACGATAATGTCATTCACGGCCATAATCGTGGAGAGCCGATGGGCGATAATAACGCTGGTTCTGCCTTTAAGTATGGGTTCGATAGCTTCCTGGATCAGGGATTCGCTGAGGGAATCCAAAGAAGAGGTGGCTTCATCCATGATCAGCACTTTAGGGTCTTTGAGGAGAACCCGGGCGATGGCAAGGCGCTGCTTTTCACCGCCGGACAGTTTTAACCCCCGGTTGCCGACCAACGTGTCAAAACCGTCAGGCAGGGTACGGATAAAATCATAGATATTGGCTTCCCGACACACCCTGATCAAATCCTCTTCTTGGGCATGCTCATTGGCATAGTGGAGGTTCTCGCGAATGGTTCCGTTGAAGAGATAGGTGTCCTGAGCAACCATGCCGATATTTTGGCGCAGAAAGTTCAGGTCAAGGTCCCGAACATCCTGCCCATCCAGAAGGACCCTGCCCCCGGTCACATCATATAAACGGGGGATGAGGTTGATCAAGGTGGTTTTTCCTGTACCTGAAGGTCCCACAATAGCCACGGATTTCCCTTTTTCGATGGTCAGATTGATATTCTTCAGGACGGGTTTTCCCTCATAATGAAAAG is a window encoding:
- a CDS encoding amino acid ABC transporter permease, translating into MSLDWIIRILTENWPMFLRGAGFTLLISIIGTIIGSLIGLIIGVIRTIPMPERGIKRILLKVVNALLASYIEFFRGTPMIVQAMVIYYGSALAFDIHMNHIFAGIFIVSINTGAYMAEIVRGGIISIDKGQFEAAHAIGMNHIQTMFNVVLPQVIRNILPATGNEFVINIKDTSVLNVISVTELYFQTKSIAGNNFRYFEAFFVACILYFIMTFTVTRILRYIERRMDGPESYTMNQMQVQTAESMLRRTKT
- a CDS encoding amino acid ABC transporter ATP-binding protein, which encodes MAKVIEVQHLSKSFGPNEVLKDIDFSVRKGEVVCIIGSSGSGKSTLLRCINLLEKPSGGQIIYKGENILDDQHDVYQYRQKLGMVFQQFNLFNNHNVLNNCMVGQIKLLKRSKAEAEEVAMKYLKVVGMEQYINAKPKQLSGGQKQRVAIARALSMEPDVMLFDEPTSALDPEMVGEVLKVMKELAESGLTMLVVTHEMGFAKEVSDRVVFMDKGVIAEEGPPEEIFNNPTQERTREFLKRTLTPQV
- a CDS encoding transporter substrate-binding domain-containing protein, which codes for MKRKLSIVMAGLLSVMLLATGCGSSGQGNTQTPDAGNEINTFKVGLEAGYAPFNWTQMNDSNGGVKIDGGAEYAGGYDVEIAKKIAAGLGKELVIVKTEWDGLVPALTSGKIDAIIAGMSPTEERKATIDFSDIYYQSDLVIVVKSGSKYENSTSLKDFNGAKITAQLNTFHYGVIDQIPGVAKQTAMDNFPAMRVALQSGMIDGYVSERPEGVSAQAANSDFKMVELTDGFKTSPEDTAIAVGVKKGSELTAKINEILKGIPEAERIQIMDNAIKNQPAAN